One Halalkalicoccus sp. NIPERK01 DNA window includes the following coding sequences:
- a CDS encoding CDC48 family AAA ATPase codes for MGSGNLLVRPMEKRAVGEGLAMIDHETMDELGLERGDHVAIEGEGGERAVATVRPSFNDAEEGVIRLDDDLRRAAGVSVDETVAVEAVSVGTGDRVTVALPGDLPPADHPLLRLRDALVDRVVTTGQTATVPLAESAEAERRVPVRIVATEPTGPVVVKEWTRLTISETAAEGLSVEAGGRAVGPGGVTYDDVGGLDGEITQIREMVELPIGHPELFDVLGVDPPRGVLLYGPPGTGKTLLGRAIANETDSYVRRLSIADLLSKRYGETEDRLREVFEEAEENAPAIVFIDEIDAIGTEREGSEGDRRAVAQLLSLLDGLEDRQRVAVIGTANAVDAVDPALRRPGRFDREIEIGVPDRAGREEIFVIHTRGVALADDVDPAAYAETTHGFVGGDIENLVRESAMAALRRLRPDVDFDGKVDPSVLDSLRITDGDVRRALRAVEPSALREVFVELPDVTWADVGGLGETKARLQETVQWPLSYPEAFERAGLKPATGVLLYGPPGTGKTLLAKAVANEAESNFISIKGPELLDKYVGESERGVREIFAKARENAPTVVFFDELDALAAERGGGPGGSNVGERVVSQLLTELDGLEELENVVVIATTNRPDLIDDALLRSGRLDRHIHVSVPDEEARREIFAVHTRDKPLADDVDLDRLAAETEGYVGADVEAVCREAATAAVREYVEGDGDVEGIFLTRAGFERALDDVDPNAAEGSGRFGEFLG; via the coding sequence ATGGGCTCCGGGAACCTCCTCGTCAGGCCGATGGAGAAGCGCGCCGTCGGCGAGGGGCTGGCGATGATCGACCACGAGACGATGGACGAACTAGGGCTCGAACGCGGCGATCACGTCGCCATCGAGGGCGAGGGCGGCGAGCGGGCGGTCGCGACGGTGCGTCCCAGTTTCAACGACGCCGAGGAGGGCGTGATCCGCCTCGACGACGACCTCCGGCGGGCGGCAGGGGTGTCGGTCGACGAGACTGTCGCCGTCGAGGCGGTCAGCGTCGGGACCGGCGACCGGGTCACGGTCGCGCTCCCCGGGGACCTCCCGCCCGCGGACCACCCCCTGCTCCGCCTCCGGGACGCGCTCGTCGACCGGGTCGTCACGACCGGGCAGACGGCGACGGTCCCGCTCGCGGAGTCGGCCGAGGCCGAGCGCCGCGTTCCGGTCCGGATCGTCGCCACGGAGCCGACCGGACCGGTCGTCGTCAAGGAATGGACCCGGCTCACGATCTCCGAGACGGCCGCCGAGGGGCTCTCGGTCGAGGCCGGGGGGCGGGCGGTCGGACCGGGCGGCGTCACCTACGACGACGTCGGCGGCCTCGATGGCGAGATCACGCAGATCCGCGAGATGGTCGAACTCCCGATCGGACACCCCGAACTGTTCGACGTCCTCGGGGTCGACCCGCCCCGGGGGGTACTGCTGTACGGGCCGCCGGGCACCGGGAAGACGCTGCTCGGGCGGGCGATCGCCAACGAGACGGACAGCTACGTCCGGCGGCTCTCGATCGCGGACCTGCTCTCGAAACGCTACGGCGAGACGGAAGACCGCCTCCGGGAGGTCTTCGAGGAGGCCGAGGAGAACGCCCCCGCGATCGTCTTCATCGACGAGATCGACGCCATCGGCACGGAGCGCGAGGGGAGCGAGGGCGACCGGCGGGCCGTCGCCCAGTTGCTCTCGCTGCTCGACGGTCTCGAGGACCGCCAGCGCGTCGCCGTCATCGGGACGGCAAACGCCGTCGACGCCGTCGATCCGGCCCTGAGGCGGCCCGGCAGGTTCGACCGCGAGATCGAGATCGGCGTCCCCGACCGGGCGGGCCGCGAGGAGATCTTCGTCATCCACACCCGCGGGGTGGCGCTCGCAGACGACGTGGACCCCGCGGCCTACGCCGAGACCACCCACGGGTTCGTCGGGGGCGACATCGAGAACCTCGTCCGCGAGAGCGCGATGGCCGCCCTGCGACGGCTCCGCCCCGACGTCGACTTCGACGGGAAGGTCGACCCCTCGGTGCTCGACTCGCTTCGCATCACCGACGGGGACGTCCGCCGGGCGCTGCGCGCCGTCGAGCCCTCGGCGCTCCGGGAGGTGTTCGTCGAACTCCCGGACGTGACCTGGGCCGACGTCGGCGGGCTGGGCGAGACGAAAGCCCGCCTGCAGGAGACCGTCCAGTGGCCGCTGTCGTATCCCGAGGCGTTCGAACGCGCGGGCCTCAAGCCCGCGACGGGCGTGCTGCTCTACGGCCCGCCGGGCACCGGCAAAACGCTGCTCGCGAAGGCCGTCGCCAACGAGGCCGAGTCGAACTTCATCTCGATCAAGGGCCCCGAACTGCTCGACAAGTACGTCGGCGAGTCCGAGCGCGGCGTCAGGGAGATCTTCGCGAAGGCGAGGGAGAACGCTCCCACCGTGGTCTTCTTCGACGAACTCGACGCGCTGGCGGCCGAGCGCGGCGGCGGCCCCGGCGGCTCGAACGTCGGTGAACGGGTGGTTTCGCAACTCCTCACGGAACTCGACGGGCTCGAGGAGCTCGAGAACGTGGTCGTGATCGCGACGACCAACCGCCCCGACCTGATCGACGACGCGCTGCTCCGGTCGGGGCGGCTCGACCGCCACATCCACGTTTCGGTGCCCGACGAGGAGGCCAGGAGGGAGATCTTCGCCGTCCACACCCGCGACAAACCGCTGGCAGACGACGTGGACCTCGACCGGCTCGCCGCCGAGACCGAGGGCTACGTCGGCGCGGACGTCGAGGCGGTCTGCCGGGAGGCCGCGACCGCCGCCGTCCGCGAGTACGTCGAGGGCGACGGCGACGTCGAGGGGATCTTCCTGACCCGCGCGGGCTTCGAGCGCGCGCTGGACGACGTCGACCCGAACGCGGCCGAGGGTTCGGGCCGGTTCGGCGAGTTTCTCGGATGA
- a CDS encoding MoaD/ThiS family protein, with translation MRIECRFYGPFREDVGEKRIVRETDARIVGELLSELSAAYPALDGRLLDDDGIAGSTVVTKAKKDVRHLDGTATELNEDDVIRLTPSVYGG, from the coding sequence ATGCGGATCGAGTGTCGCTTCTACGGCCCCTTCCGCGAGGACGTCGGCGAGAAGAGGATCGTTCGTGAGACCGACGCCCGAATCGTCGGGGAGCTGTTGAGCGAGCTATCGGCGGCGTACCCCGCGCTCGACGGGCGGCTCCTCGACGACGACGGTATCGCCGGCTCGACGGTCGTCACGAAGGCCAAGAAGGACGTTCGACACCTCGACGGCACCGCCACCGAACTGAACGAGGACGACGTGATCCGGCTCACGCCGTCGGTCTACGGCGGGTGA
- a CDS encoding aldehyde ferredoxin oxidoreductase family protein has product MLHATGPLLTVDVSERTAERTNIDDVLAEFIGGRAVATALAHERIPFDADPLGAENRAYLSTGPLQTSRMSFTGRMNMTGLSPLTDGLASTNAGGYLSRNFAATGISVVEFVGRSDDLLAIHITDEDVEFESVAELEGATVPETSAYMAEHHDLGPDHCIAIGPAGENLVRFASVMTFDSRAFGRGGLGAVLGSKGIKCVTFEGDSAPEIEVADVQNEVHREAATSDDLMRRQGTTSSTEFINDNFALPTRYFDEYEFESAAGIGGDAVEEKKYKKGACSACAYACKLPTRDEAEGVETEGPEFETVYSFGSCQGVGDVVDVMKANRLCDDLGMDTISAGVTVAAYLKSEDAFGDAELAREITEKIARREGIGDLLAEGVDRAHEELGVDNYTVKGMEFAAHDGRVLHGQGLSYAVANRGADHMYGGMLTLEYEGALDPEGTLGKAERLVHEENRRVVRDSGIVCAFASGYVTNDRLATLLETEYDRLLEIGARTVARERHFNNRRGRDADDDGLPYAEEVPDLEAAIEEYYEARGWNPDGTVPSNALDSIPESAVGAGVADD; this is encoded by the coding sequence ATGCTCCACGCAACCGGTCCCCTCTTGACGGTCGACGTCTCCGAACGCACCGCGGAGCGGACGAACATCGACGACGTCCTCGCGGAGTTCATCGGCGGGCGCGCGGTCGCGACCGCGCTCGCCCACGAGCGGATCCCGTTCGACGCCGACCCCCTCGGGGCCGAGAACCGCGCGTACCTCTCGACCGGCCCGCTCCAGACGAGCAGGATGAGCTTTACGGGACGGATGAACATGACCGGCCTCTCGCCGCTGACCGACGGGCTCGCCTCAACCAACGCCGGCGGCTATCTCTCGCGGAACTTCGCCGCCACCGGGATTTCGGTCGTCGAGTTCGTCGGGCGCTCCGACGACCTCCTCGCGATCCACATCACCGATGAGGACGTGGAGTTCGAGTCGGTAGCCGAACTCGAGGGGGCGACGGTCCCGGAGACTTCGGCGTACATGGCCGAACACCACGATCTCGGCCCCGACCACTGCATCGCGATCGGCCCGGCGGGCGAGAACCTCGTTCGGTTCGCGAGCGTGATGACGTTCGACTCGCGGGCGTTCGGCCGGGGCGGGCTCGGCGCGGTCCTCGGCTCGAAGGGAATCAAGTGCGTCACGTTCGAGGGCGATTCGGCCCCCGAGATCGAGGTCGCGGACGTTCAGAACGAGGTCCACCGGGAGGCCGCGACCAGCGACGACCTGATGCGCCGGCAGGGGACGACCAGCAGCACCGAGTTCATCAACGACAACTTCGCACTCCCCACGAGGTACTTCGACGAGTACGAGTTCGAGTCGGCGGCGGGGATCGGCGGCGACGCCGTCGAGGAGAAGAAGTACAAGAAGGGGGCCTGTTCGGCCTGCGCCTACGCCTGCAAGCTCCCGACGCGCGACGAGGCGGAGGGGGTCGAGACGGAGGGTCCGGAGTTCGAGACGGTCTACTCGTTCGGGTCGTGTCAGGGCGTCGGCGACGTCGTCGACGTGATGAAGGCCAACCGGCTGTGTGACGACCTCGGGATGGACACCATCTCGGCGGGCGTGACCGTCGCCGCGTACCTCAAGAGCGAGGACGCCTTCGGCGACGCCGAACTCGCACGCGAGATAACGGAGAAGATCGCCCGCCGCGAGGGGATCGGCGACCTGCTCGCGGAGGGGGTCGACCGCGCCCACGAGGAACTCGGCGTCGACAACTACACCGTGAAGGGAATGGAGTTCGCGGCCCACGACGGCCGCGTGCTGCACGGACAGGGACTCTCCTATGCCGTGGCGAACCGCGGGGCCGACCACATGTACGGCGGGATGCTCACGCTCGAGTACGAGGGCGCCCTCGACCCGGAGGGAACCCTCGGCAAGGCCGAACGGCTCGTCCACGAGGAAAACAGGAGAGTAGTCCGGGACTCGGGGATCGTCTGTGCCTTCGCCAGCGGCTACGTCACGAACGACCGGCTGGCGACCCTTCTGGAGACCGAGTACGACCGCCTGCTCGAGATCGGCGCGCGAACGGTCGCCCGCGAGCGCCACTTCAACAACCGACGGGGGAGGGACGCCGACGACGACGGCCTCCCCTACGCCGAGGAGGTACCCGATCTGGAGGCGGCGATCGAGGAGTACTACGAGGCGCGCGGCTGGAACCCGGATGGAACGGTTCCATCGAACGCGCTCGATTCGATCCCCGAGAGCGCGGTCGGCGCGGGCGTCGCCGACGACTGA
- a CDS encoding cupin domain-containing protein, with product MERISTEGAGMEEVAEGVFLGDLATGERAGMKYWRVDPGATLPAHRHDHEQIGYMISGRLVAVVEGEEVLLEPGDSYRFSSNEHHGAVNRGDEPAVGVGILAPPRGKPAWGDPGAEEPNPPQ from the coding sequence ATGGAACGCATCAGCACCGAGGGGGCGGGCATGGAGGAGGTCGCGGAGGGCGTGTTTCTGGGCGATCTGGCGACGGGCGAGCGCGCGGGGATGAAGTACTGGCGCGTCGATCCCGGCGCGACCCTGCCGGCCCATCGCCACGACCACGAGCAGATCGGCTACATGATCAGCGGACGGCTCGTGGCGGTCGTCGAGGGCGAGGAGGTCCTTCTGGAGCCGGGCGACTCCTACCGCTTTTCGAGCAACGAACACCACGGCGCGGTCAACAGGGGCGACGAGCCCGCCGTCGGCGTCGGGATCCTCGCGCCGCCACGGGGGAAGCCCGCGTGGGGCGACCCGGGAGCCGAGGAGCCGAACCCGCCGCAGTAG
- a CDS encoding ABC transporter substrate-binding protein gives MGTGNSVRLFHLPFSFMLPQRVAHERGYFEEAGLAVELIERERESVDVKYIPSESSLTGDHGVDLYPICKWESIKRTWEMDDGRIVAKGTFADLPYTVFVRPDSGIEDPADLAGVPVAVNRRTGQEYTAMRALEEHMAPEDVTLEGFGMPTDRLRALRDGEVAAAILLDPQSTLAEHMGFREVLTFENHMGIVGGEDVDGEVLDAFMAAYDRAAMEINANPERYRAEYLDMLEKDSRVAPDLFEDVDMDAVRADLSVPRYEVPERADRAELDAHLEWMKERKLVEESADIDRIVAN, from the coding sequence ATGGGAACCGGTAACAGTGTGCGGCTGTTTCACCTCCCGTTCTCGTTCATGCTCCCCCAGCGGGTGGCACACGAGCGGGGGTACTTCGAGGAGGCGGGGCTGGCGGTCGAACTGATCGAGCGCGAGCGCGAATCGGTCGACGTGAAGTACATCCCGAGCGAGTCGAGCCTGACGGGGGATCACGGCGTCGACCTCTACCCGATCTGCAAGTGGGAGTCCATCAAGCGTACGTGGGAGATGGACGACGGCCGGATCGTCGCCAAGGGCACGTTCGCGGACCTGCCCTACACCGTGTTCGTCCGGCCCGATTCGGGGATCGAGGATCCGGCCGACCTCGCGGGGGTGCCGGTCGCGGTCAACCGCCGAACCGGCCAGGAGTACACCGCGATGCGGGCGCTGGAGGAGCACATGGCCCCCGAGGACGTGACTCTCGAAGGTTTCGGGATGCCGACCGACCGCCTGCGAGCGCTGCGGGACGGCGAGGTCGCGGCCGCGATCCTGCTCGACCCCCAGAGCACGCTCGCCGAGCACATGGGCTTCCGGGAGGTCCTCACCTTCGAGAACCACATGGGGATCGTCGGCGGCGAGGACGTAGATGGAGAGGTGCTCGACGCGTTCATGGCCGCCTACGACCGCGCGGCGATGGAGATCAACGCGAACCCCGAGCGCTATCGAGCGGAGTATCTCGACATGCTCGAGAAGGATTCGAGAGTCGCGCCTGACCTCTTCGAGGACGTCGACATGGACGCGGTCCGGGCGGACCTCTCGGTGCCGCGGTACGAGGTGCCCGAGCGCGCCGACAGGGCCGAACTCGACGCGCATCTGGAGTGGATGAAGGAACGGAAGCTAGTAGAGGAGAGCGCGGACATCGACCGGATCGTCGCCAACTGA
- a CDS encoding ABC transporter substrate-binding protein produces the protein MDVETQQEALDALHDDSGELPVLRARFEHNGSPRYMLYTIKKFGFDHDHGFHLDVRLVSDELEGGVETVEAKLQDGDADLIDIDYISTARERAEGAPIVAFHPYGRTVGGLVVPDDSEIEGLEDLRGKRLGVVRRLDKNWILTRAACREFHGFDPDEEATPIEAGSKVGLTEMLRAGEVDGIFQFWPIVPEITETGPYREAFPVSDLVQRLSGTENKLPISTFLTSEDYFEDDPQAIRGFKRAYGEAVEQLTSDDELWETIGDELMYENDPEVIRAVRDGWRDMVVADWDESTIEGMDRLFDHLLDVAGEEAIGVDHLPDGLFRLEVPE, from the coding sequence ATGGACGTCGAGACCCAACAGGAGGCGCTCGACGCGCTCCACGACGATTCAGGGGAGCTGCCCGTGCTGCGCGCGCGTTTCGAGCACAACGGCAGCCCGCGGTACATGCTCTATACGATCAAGAAGTTCGGCTTCGACCACGACCACGGCTTCCATCTCGACGTGCGACTCGTCTCCGATGAGTTGGAGGGAGGTGTCGAGACCGTCGAGGCCAAACTCCAGGACGGCGACGCGGACCTGATCGACATCGACTACATTTCAACTGCGCGCGAGCGCGCGGAGGGCGCGCCCATCGTCGCCTTCCACCCCTACGGGCGGACGGTCGGCGGGCTCGTCGTGCCCGATGATTCGGAGATAGAGGGACTAGAGGACCTCCGCGGGAAGCGCCTCGGGGTCGTCCGTCGGCTCGACAAGAACTGGATCCTCACGCGGGCCGCGTGCCGCGAGTTCCACGGCTTCGACCCCGACGAGGAGGCGACACCCATCGAGGCGGGCTCGAAGGTCGGACTCACGGAGATGCTTCGTGCCGGTGAAGTCGACGGAATCTTCCAGTTCTGGCCGATCGTCCCCGAGATCACCGAGACGGGCCCCTATCGGGAGGCGTTTCCGGTCTCGGATCTCGTTCAGCGCCTCTCGGGCACCGAGAACAAGCTCCCGATATCGACGTTTCTGACGAGCGAGGACTATTTCGAGGACGACCCCCAAGCGATCCGCGGGTTCAAGCGCGCCTACGGCGAGGCGGTAGAGCAGCTGACCAGCGACGACGAGCTCTGGGAGACCATCGGCGACGAGCTGATGTACGAGAACGACCCCGAGGTGATTCGTGCCGTGCGGGACGGCTGGCGCGACATGGTCGTCGCCGACTGGGACGAGAGTACGATAGAAGGGATGGACCGGCTGTTCGACCACCTGCTCGACGTCGCGGGCGAGGAGGCAATCGGCGTCGATCACCTTCCAGACGGCTTATTCCGCCTGGAGGTCCCCGAATGA
- a CDS encoding ABC transporter substrate-binding protein, translating to MSSISFQLNWEPNGFQAPYFLARERGFYEEEGIEVRFVEGHGSPFAAKEAARGRADFALAGASAVLSVQSRGHEPLAVAAVTQKTPAAVYTLRDVFGEPLEEPTQLAGKTVAPSATKTRILAAQLLSDAGIRDEVDLLDVDPHTHHRVEHQLLDGSVDAAVGVVTNGTELEREHDREADELPIGDYLPIYGMTLVTNPEFATGDPDTVRGFLRATARGWAAATTDPAAAIDALVARNATLERDRGIERVKFETAAEDLQFTEHVAREGWGNHDAARWERLGETLAETDLLDGEIDPRAVWTNEYLDGEAPAIAEYADRIGR from the coding sequence ATGAGTTCCATCAGTTTCCAGCTCAACTGGGAACCCAACGGCTTTCAGGCCCCCTACTTCCTCGCGCGGGAGCGGGGGTTCTACGAGGAGGAGGGGATAGAGGTCAGGTTCGTCGAGGGCCACGGCTCGCCCTTCGCCGCCAAGGAGGCCGCCCGCGGGCGGGCCGACTTCGCGCTCGCGGGCGCGAGCGCCGTGCTCTCGGTGCAGAGCCGGGGTCACGAGCCGCTGGCGGTCGCCGCCGTCACCCAGAAGACGCCCGCGGCGGTCTACACGCTCCGGGACGTCTTCGGCGAGCCCTTAGAAGAGCCAACACAGCTCGCCGGCAAGACGGTCGCGCCCTCGGCGACCAAGACGCGGATCCTCGCGGCCCAGCTCCTCTCGGACGCCGGGATCAGGGACGAGGTCGACCTCCTCGATGTCGACCCCCACACGCACCACCGCGTCGAACACCAGTTGCTCGACGGGTCGGTCGACGCCGCGGTCGGGGTCGTCACCAATGGAACGGAACTCGAACGCGAGCACGACCGGGAGGCCGACGAACTCCCGATCGGCGACTACCTCCCGATCTACGGGATGACGCTCGTGACGAACCCGGAATTCGCCACCGGGGACCCCGATACCGTTCGAGGGTTCCTCCGAGCCACGGCCCGCGGGTGGGCCGCGGCGACGACCGACCCCGCGGCGGCGATCGACGCGCTTGTCGCGCGAAACGCCACCCTCGAACGCGACCGGGGGATCGAGCGCGTGAAGTTCGAGACCGCCGCCGAGGACCTGCAGTTCACCGAGCACGTCGCCCGGGAGGGGTGGGGCAACCACGACGCCGCGCGGTGGGAGCGCCTCGGGGAGACGCTCGCCGAGACCGACCTGCTCGACGGGGAGATCGACCCTCGAGCGGTTTGGACGAATGAGTACCTCGACGGCGAGGCCCCGGCGATCGCCGAGTACGCCGACCGGATCGGTCGGTAG
- a CDS encoding sodium:calcium antiporter, with product MPFGLPAELIALAFFLAGVVLVIASVETFIEAVAESALSIGVSGFFLTVVLAGTDLENAILGLAAVVDGLPDLALGTVFGEALFVLGAAVGLAGVLTPFETAVPRSYLLLALGAPSLLFVLAFDGTLSRLDGALLTGSFLPLLGIVYALERNRSTRYLSAEEVEEALEEGSEEDDGDAGDDSLRERYEGWYQLGIALVATLGMTVGSELAVTGARDLLSVLGVTGLVFGATVMSFVASLEELFLTVEPARQGRPHLGVGNVVGSVLFFVTANVGVLALVRPINTGGTVLTVHWPFFLVTLLAVAALFFRGRVDRAGGVVLLGLYAAYWGANYLL from the coding sequence ATGCCGTTCGGACTCCCGGCGGAACTGATCGCGCTCGCGTTCTTTCTCGCCGGCGTCGTGCTGGTGATCGCGAGCGTCGAGACGTTCATCGAGGCGGTCGCCGAGAGCGCGCTCTCGATCGGCGTCTCGGGCTTCTTCCTGACGGTCGTCCTCGCCGGGACCGACCTCGAGAACGCCATCCTCGGGTTGGCGGCCGTCGTCGACGGGCTCCCGGATCTCGCGCTCGGCACCGTCTTCGGGGAGGCGCTGTTCGTGCTGGGTGCGGCCGTCGGGCTCGCGGGCGTGCTCACGCCGTTCGAGACCGCGGTGCCCCGGTCGTACCTCTTGCTCGCGCTCGGCGCCCCGTCGCTCCTGTTCGTGCTCGCGTTCGACGGGACGCTCTCGCGCCTCGACGGCGCGCTTCTCACCGGCTCGTTCCTCCCGCTTTTGGGGATCGTCTACGCCCTCGAACGCAACCGGAGTACGCGATACCTCTCGGCCGAGGAGGTCGAGGAGGCGCTCGAGGAGGGATCCGAGGAGGACGACGGGGACGCCGGCGACGACTCGCTGCGCGAGCGCTACGAGGGCTGGTATCAGTTGGGGATCGCGCTCGTCGCCACCCTCGGGATGACCGTCGGCTCGGAACTCGCGGTGACGGGCGCGCGCGACCTGCTGTCGGTCCTGGGGGTCACCGGGCTGGTCTTCGGCGCGACGGTCATGAGCTTCGTCGCCTCGCTGGAGGAGCTGTTCCTGACCGTCGAGCCCGCCCGGCAGGGCCGCCCCCACCTCGGCGTCGGCAACGTCGTCGGGAGCGTCCTCTTTTTCGTGACGGCGAACGTCGGCGTCCTCGCGCTCGTCCGTCCGATAAACACCGGCGGAACGGTGTTGACCGTCCACTGGCCGTTCTTCCTCGTGACGCTCCTGGCGGTCGCAGCGCTCTTCTTCCGGGGCCGGGTCGACCGCGCGGGCGGCGTCGTTCTGTTGGGGCTGTACGCGGCCTACTGGGGCGCGAACTACCTGCTGTGA
- a CDS encoding sodium:calcium antiporter, producing MVEEAIESFVEAQGLWFAVVVLAAGGVILIAFVEKLISYMTRAAVGLGVSVFSLAILFTGFEFDDTILALVFASGGLEDAALGTALGTALAIVGITLAVAAVARPFSVEIPRDYLALMVVSPLILLPLVLLGTLSVIHGVALLGVFFAFLAYIVYMEHHRDVPVFRDTDVVERVETDGGIPQSDGGVTAHERLEPILEDRLVGGLSYAGYVWVGLAGVALAGVVLGSVLIEAGSEVVLEESGLEETVFGATVITLLLTFENVLLTLEPVRRGIPEIGIGHVIGSVVFSVTGNIGFILLLADLNIGSSVLYFHFPALLVVTALGAYFIATGRIRRWHGLLLGGLYVGYWIVAVFVFGGVPISG from the coding sequence ATGGTCGAGGAAGCCATCGAGTCGTTCGTAGAGGCGCAGGGGCTGTGGTTCGCGGTCGTGGTGCTCGCGGCCGGTGGGGTGATCCTGATCGCGTTCGTCGAGAAACTGATCAGCTACATGACGCGCGCGGCGGTGGGGCTGGGCGTGTCCGTGTTCTCGCTGGCGATACTGTTCACCGGCTTCGAGTTCGACGACACGATCCTCGCGCTGGTGTTCGCCTCCGGCGGGCTCGAGGACGCCGCCCTCGGGACCGCGCTGGGGACCGCCCTGGCGATCGTCGGGATCACGCTCGCGGTCGCGGCCGTCGCTCGCCCCTTCTCCGTCGAGATCCCGAGGGACTACCTCGCGTTGATGGTCGTCTCGCCGCTGATCCTCCTCCCGCTCGTGCTCCTTGGGACGCTCTCCGTGATCCACGGGGTCGCGTTGCTGGGCGTCTTCTTCGCCTTTCTCGCCTACATCGTCTACATGGAACACCACCGGGACGTCCCCGTGTTCCGCGACACCGACGTCGTCGAGCGCGTCGAGACCGACGGCGGTATCCCCCAGTCTGACGGCGGCGTCACGGCCCACGAGCGCCTCGAACCGATCCTTGAGGACCGTCTCGTCGGCGGCCTGTCCTACGCGGGCTACGTCTGGGTCGGCCTCGCGGGCGTCGCGCTGGCGGGCGTCGTCCTCGGCTCCGTGCTGATCGAGGCCGGCTCGGAGGTCGTCCTCGAGGAGTCGGGCCTCGAGGAGACCGTCTTCGGTGCCACCGTCATCACGCTGCTTCTGACCTTCGAGAACGTCCTCCTCACCCTCGAACCGGTGCGCCGCGGCATCCCCGAGATCGGCATCGGCCACGTCATCGGCAGCGTCGTCTTCTCCGTGACGGGCAACATCGGCTTCATCCTGCTGCTCGCCGACCTGAACATCGGATCGAGCGTGCTGTACTTTCACTTCCCGGCGCTGCTCGTCGTGACCGCCCTCGGGGCGTACTTCATCGCCACCGGGCGGATCCGGCGCTGGCACGGGCTCCTGCTCGGCGGGCTCTACGTGGGCTACTGGATCGTCGCGGTCTTCGTCTTCGGCGGGGTCCCGATCTCCGGGTAG
- a CDS encoding VOC family protein produces MDAVDHINVDVNELESCYEFYREVLGLELLRPPEDFQGAHAMFRAGGTVVTLAETGRADGWNEAGIDHPLDKAHIAFDAPREKYDALSEELDGQFPKQGPYDWGEFEGFYFLDPDGNLLEVITYDPPAGERERPLLTHDDVE; encoded by the coding sequence ATGGACGCTGTCGACCACATCAACGTCGACGTCAACGAGTTGGAGAGCTGTTACGAGTTCTACCGCGAGGTCCTCGGACTCGAACTGCTCCGCCCGCCCGAGGACTTTCAGGGCGCCCACGCCATGTTCCGGGCCGGCGGGACGGTGGTGACGCTCGCCGAGACCGGCCGCGCCGACGGCTGGAACGAGGCCGGGATCGACCACCCCCTGGACAAGGCCCACATCGCCTTCGACGCCCCCCGCGAGAAGTACGACGCGCTTTCCGAGGAGCTCGACGGCCAGTTCCCCAAGCAGGGACCGTACGACTGGGGGGAGTTCGAGGGCTTTTACTTCCTCGATCCGGACGGCAACCTCCTCGAGGTCATCACCTACGACCCGCCCGCGGGCGAACGCGAGCGGCCGCTACTGACTCACGACGACGTCGAGTGA